The Syntrophales bacterium DNA segment GAGCCAATTGCAAAACTCCCAACGCTGTCATTCCCGCGACGCTTCTGGGCGGGAATCCAGTTTTTAACTATTTGAAATCATGGATGCCCGACAAAAGCATTCGGGCATGACACGGAGTTTTGCAATTACCTCAAACGAACAAATTAATATTTTAGATACGGCAGTTCTGCTAACCAATGCATTATTGTATTGTAAATATGTGCGGAGAGTGTCTAACAGCAACCCCTCGGAACTGTCAAGAACTTTTTTACCGCCATTTATCTTGACGCAAACGCCGCAACAAATTATGAAATCCGACAAAAAGATAAGGTCCCTCATTCCCAGCATGAAATACTTTTTAAAACTCCGCCTTTTATTTCATTGACTTTCGATCAAGTTTCTGTTTATCTCCCGCAACTTTGCAAACAGGCGGCGCCGATTTAGATGAAACTTGAAGAATTCTCGTATGACCTGCCGGAAGAGCTCATCGCCCAGCAACCTGCGGCGGTTCGCGATCAATCCCGGATGATGGTTGTAAACAGAACAACAAAAGAAATTGAATTCCACGAATTTCGGGATCTTCCGGATTATTTTGCTGAAGGAGACGCTCTGGCAATCAATGACTCCCGGGTTTTCCCGGCCCGTTTGACCGGCAGGAAGGAAACAGGGGCGCTCATTGAAATCCTTTTGTTAGCAAAGGATAAGTCGGAGGGTAAAAAAGAGGTCTGGAAGGCAATGCTGCGTCCCGCCAAAAGGGTGGCGCCCGCAATGACGTTCTTTCTGGCAGAGGGGTGTTCCGCACGGATATTACAGCGCCTCTCCGAAAAACAATGGCTTATGGAATTCATCACGGACATGCCTTTCGACGATTTTCTTCTCCGCTGCGGCAGGGCGCCCCTGCCTCCCTACATAAAGCGAAAGAGGGGGGGAACTCGCTCCCAGGAAGACTTGGAACGCTATCAGACCATCTATGCAAAAGAACCGGGTTCTGTGGCGGCGCCGACGGCAGGCCTCCACTTTACCAGCGAAGTTATGGCGGCACTGAACAGACGCGAGGTGAAAATCGCCCCCATTACTCTGCACGTCGGCTACGGGACTTTTGTCCCGATTGAAACCGAAAACGTGGAAGACCACGTAATGGAAGAGGAATATTTTTCAATATCGGCTGAGACAGCCGCAATGATCAACGGGGCAAAACGGGTGATTGCCGTGGGCACCACCTCGACAAGGGTTCTCGAGTCCACCGCCGATGAGAACGGCCGGGTAAAACCCCTAAACGGGTCCACCCGTCTTTATATCTACCCTGGTTACAAATTCAGACGCGTAGATGCCCTTTTAACCAATTTTCATCTACCGAAATCGTCTCTTTTTTTGCTGGCATGCGCCTTCGCCGGCAGGGAGTTAATTCTGGAGGCTTACCGCCTGGCCGTTGAAAACAGGTTCCGTTTTTACAGCTATGGCGATTGCATGCTGATAATATGAAATTTGAATTGATAAACACAGATCCCGGGTGTGAAGCCCGGCTCGGCAATATCGCAACCCCTCACGGCGAAATAAGAACCCCCGCCTTTATGCCGGTGGGTACCCAGGGAACGGTTAAGGGACTCTTGCCGGAACAGGTTCACTCCCTCGGGGCGGATATCATCCTTGGCAACACCTACCATCTCTATTTGCGGCCCGGCCATGAATTGATCGCAACCCTGGGCGGTCTCCACAAGTTCATGAACTGGCAAGGGCCAATCCTGACCGATAGCGGCGGCTTTCAGGTTTACAGCCTCGGCGCCCTCCGCAAAACAAACGACGACGGGGCGGTTTTTCAGTCGCACATCGACGGTTCAAAACATTTTCTGAGCCCGGAAAAGGCGGTGGAGATTCAGGAAGCGCTCGGCAGTGACATCATGATGTGCCTCGACGAGTGTATCGCCTATCCTGCAGACAGAAAAAAGGCGGAAGAGGCGCTACGCCGCACCGCCCAATGGGCAAAACGTTGCCGGGAAGCAAAGAAAAATCCGGAGCAGGCTCTCTTCGGGATTGTCCAGGGAGGCTTTTACCCAGACCTCCGCCGCCAGGCAGTTGATGATATGCGGAATATAGGTTTTGACGGCTATGCCATCGGCGGTCTCAGCGTGGGCGAGCCTAAAGAGCTGATGCTGGAAATCCTTGCCGCAACGGCCCCCCTGCTGCCGCCGGAAGCGCCTCGCTATCTTATGGGAGTCGGAACCCCCGAGGATATCGTGGAAGGGGTTTTCCAGGGGATCGACATGTTCGATTGCGTTATGCCGACCCGTTCGGCGCGCAACGGATTATTGTTTACAAACGAGGGAAAGGTTGTTATAAGAAACGCCCGTTACAGGGAGGATAGTTCGCCAATTGAAAGTGGATGTGATTGTTA contains these protein-coding regions:
- the queA gene encoding tRNA preQ1(34) S-adenosylmethionine ribosyltransferase-isomerase QueA, producing MKLEEFSYDLPEELIAQQPAAVRDQSRMMVVNRTTKEIEFHEFRDLPDYFAEGDALAINDSRVFPARLTGRKETGALIEILLLAKDKSEGKKEVWKAMLRPAKRVAPAMTFFLAEGCSARILQRLSEKQWLMEFITDMPFDDFLLRCGRAPLPPYIKRKRGGTRSQEDLERYQTIYAKEPGSVAAPTAGLHFTSEVMAALNRREVKIAPITLHVGYGTFVPIETENVEDHVMEEEYFSISAETAAMINGAKRVIAVGTTSTRVLESTADENGRVKPLNGSTRLYIYPGYKFRRVDALLTNFHLPKSSLFLLACAFAGRELILEAYRLAVENRFRFYSYGDCMLII
- the tgt gene encoding tRNA guanosine(34) transglycosylase Tgt, which encodes MKFELINTDPGCEARLGNIATPHGEIRTPAFMPVGTQGTVKGLLPEQVHSLGADIILGNTYHLYLRPGHELIATLGGLHKFMNWQGPILTDSGGFQVYSLGALRKTNDDGAVFQSHIDGSKHFLSPEKAVEIQEALGSDIMMCLDECIAYPADRKKAEEALRRTAQWAKRCREAKKNPEQALFGIVQGGFYPDLRRQAVDDMRNIGFDGYAIGGLSVGEPKELMLEILAATAPLLPPEAPRYLMGVGTPEDIVEGVFQGIDMFDCVMPTRSARNGLLFTNEGKVVIRNARYREDSSPIESGCDCYTCQNYSRAYLRHLYVAGEILAMVLNTIHNLRYYLRLMENIRAAIKDGRFVEFRRAFLATRNIDNAIGSENNIN